A genomic segment from Paenibacillus sp. FSL K6-1096 encodes:
- a CDS encoding histidine phosphatase family protein — MNTTLYFVRHAHSTYSTDELNRPLSENGKADALRVTELLLNEKINILISSPYKRAIQTIEGLEEALGTPIIIEDDFKERVLSAEPMTDFGHAMAKVWEDVSFAWPGGESNLVAQKRGVQALYRVLHQYKGNTIAVATHGNIMVLIMNALDKRYDYNFWRQLEMPDIYKLSFHEDQLMGVKRIWRP; from the coding sequence CGTAAGACATGCCCATTCTACATATTCTACCGATGAATTAAACAGACCTTTATCCGAGAATGGAAAGGCTGACGCGCTGAGAGTTACTGAACTACTCCTCAATGAGAAGATTAATATTCTGATCTCAAGCCCTTACAAACGGGCAATTCAGACTATTGAAGGACTTGAGGAAGCGCTTGGGACTCCCATTATCATCGAAGATGATTTTAAAGAAAGAGTGTTGTCAGCAGAACCTATGACCGACTTCGGACATGCAATGGCTAAAGTATGGGAGGACGTTTCCTTTGCCTGGCCCGGAGGAGAATCCAATCTTGTGGCCCAGAAGAGAGGCGTACAAGCACTCTATAGAGTATTACACCAATACAAAGGCAATACGATCGCCGTCGCAACTCACGGTAATATCATGGTCCTGATCATGAATGCACTGGATAAGCGTTATGATTATAACTTCTGGAGGCAGCTAGAGATGCCCGATATTTATAAGTTAAGCTTCCATGAAGACCAGCTCATGGGGGTAAAGCG